One region of Chryseobacterium sp. SORGH_AS_0447 genomic DNA includes:
- the gdhA gene encoding NADP-specific glutamate dehydrogenase translates to MEQYNIDQKIQEFIAKIEAKNPNEPEFLQAVKEVAVTVIPFIMTKKEYTGMKLLERMAEAERIIIFRVPWVDDKGEIQVNRGFRIQMNSAIGPYKGGIRFHPTVNLSVLKFLAFEQVFKNSLTTLPMGGGKGGSDFDPQGKSDMEVMRFCQAFMTEMCKHIGPETDVPAGDIGVGAREIGYLFGQYKKIRNEFTGVLTGKGLAYGGSLIRPEATGYGVVYFAEQMLKTIGQTFKDKVVTVSGFGNVAWGVIKKVNELGGKVVTLSGPDGYVYDKDGIDGEKIDYLLELRASGNNRAEDYVKRYPNAEFFAGKRPWEVKCDVAIPSATQNELDLDDARLLVENGCVCVTEAANMPSTLDAINYFLDNKVLFSPGKASNAGGVATSGLEMTQNSIRLNWTSEEVDARLKEIMIGIHKACRDYGKEEDGYVNYVKGANIAGFVKVAEAMLAQGVV, encoded by the coding sequence ATGGAACAATATAATATTGACCAGAAAATTCAAGAATTTATAGCTAAAATTGAGGCGAAAAACCCTAATGAGCCGGAATTTTTACAGGCGGTAAAAGAAGTTGCCGTTACGGTAATTCCGTTTATCATGACGAAGAAGGAGTATACGGGCATGAAGCTTCTGGAAAGAATGGCGGAAGCTGAAAGAATTATTATCTTCAGAGTTCCATGGGTTGACGATAAAGGAGAAATTCAGGTAAACAGAGGTTTCAGAATCCAGATGAACTCTGCCATCGGTCCGTACAAAGGGGGAATCCGTTTCCATCCTACGGTAAACCTTTCCGTTCTTAAATTCTTAGCTTTCGAACAGGTGTTTAAAAACTCTCTGACGACTCTTCCAATGGGAGGCGGTAAAGGAGGTTCGGATTTTGATCCGCAAGGGAAATCCGATATGGAAGTGATGCGTTTCTGCCAGGCTTTCATGACGGAAATGTGCAAGCACATCGGTCCTGAAACAGACGTTCCTGCGGGAGATATCGGGGTAGGAGCCAGAGAAATCGGATATTTATTCGGTCAGTATAAAAAAATCAGAAATGAATTTACAGGGGTTCTTACCGGAAAAGGACTTGCTTACGGAGGCTCACTGATCCGTCCTGAAGCTACAGGATATGGGGTGGTATACTTCGCAGAGCAGATGCTTAAGACGATCGGACAGACCTTTAAAGATAAAGTGGTAACAGTTTCAGGTTTCGGAAACGTAGCCTGGGGAGTAATCAAAAAAGTAAACGAGCTGGGCGGAAAGGTGGTTACACTCTCCGGACCGGATGGATATGTTTACGATAAAGACGGGATCGACGGAGAAAAAATCGATTACCTATTGGAACTGAGAGCTTCAGGAAACAACAGGGCGGAAGACTATGTAAAGAGATACCCGAACGCAGAATTCTTTGCCGGCAAACGACCTTGGGAAGTGAAGTGTGATGTAGCAATCCCTTCCGCAACCCAGAACGAGCTGGATCTTGACGATGCAAGATTGTTGGTAGAAAACGGCTGCGTATGTGTAACCGAAGCGGCAAATATGCCTTCTACATTAGACGCCATCAATTATTTCTTAGATAACAAGGTATTGTTCTCTCCGGGGAAAGCTTCCAACGCTGGTGGAGTAGCAACTTCAGGGCTTGAAATGACGCAGAACTCGATCCGTCTGAACTGGACTTCCGAAGAGGTAGACGCAAGGCTGAAAGAGATCATGATCGGAATCCACAAAGCCTGCCGGGATTACGGAAAAGAGGAAGACGGCTATGTGAACTACGTAAAAGGCGCCAATATCGCCGGCTTCGTGAAAGTAGCTGAAGCAATGCTCGCTCAGGGAGTAGTATAA
- a CDS encoding ion channel encodes MARGFRQKIRQENTENSGFGDNASGRFINKSGLPNVNRKGMNIFNRFSWYHTMLDLSTFQFLSYLVVAYILINIFFAFIYYLIGVEHLTGIDKSDPVNEFIDVFFFSSQTFTTVGYGRIAPVGFMASLVATFEAFLGLLTFAIATGLFYGRFSRPRAYLKFSDIAVIAPFKGTSALMFRLAPYKNNALTDADVIVSAAIEVVEDGTQKSRFYQLKTQLSKINTLALNWTVVHVIDEDSPFYRFSEEDFKNTDIEIIVHIRAFDEVFSNTVVQRTSYVSREIMYGAKFTPMYYPDKKNLSTILDLDKINDYLKAELPTMAEKQE; translated from the coding sequence ATGGCCAGAGGATTCAGACAGAAAATCCGTCAGGAGAATACGGAAAACAGCGGGTTTGGCGATAATGCTTCGGGAAGGTTTATCAACAAAAGCGGGCTTCCGAATGTGAACCGGAAAGGAATGAATATCTTCAACCGGTTCAGCTGGTACCACACCATGCTGGACCTGTCTACATTTCAGTTCCTCTCTTACCTTGTTGTTGCTTATATTTTAATAAATATTTTCTTCGCCTTCATTTATTACCTGATCGGGGTAGAACACCTGACGGGAATCGATAAAAGCGATCCGGTGAATGAATTTATCGATGTTTTTTTCTTCAGTTCACAGACGTTTACCACTGTGGGCTACGGAAGAATAGCGCCGGTTGGTTTTATGGCCAGTCTGGTGGCTACTTTTGAAGCTTTTTTAGGATTGCTTACCTTTGCCATTGCAACGGGACTTTTTTACGGAAGGTTTTCCCGGCCGAGGGCTTACTTGAAATTTTCCGATATCGCAGTGATTGCGCCTTTTAAGGGAACCTCAGCATTAATGTTCAGGCTGGCACCTTACAAGAACAATGCGCTAACGGATGCCGATGTTATTGTTTCCGCCGCTATTGAAGTGGTAGAAGACGGCACACAGAAAAGCCGTTTTTATCAGTTGAAAACCCAACTAAGCAAAATCAATACGCTGGCGCTGAACTGGACCGTTGTACATGTGATCGATGAGGATTCCCCGTTTTACAGGTTTTCCGAAGAGGATTTTAAAAATACGGATATTGAAATTATCGTCCATATCCGTGCGTTTGACGAAGTATTTTCAAATACCGTAGTACAGAGAACGTCGTATGTATCCCGGGAAATTATGTACGGTGCAAAATTTACCCCGATGTATTATCCGGACAAGAAGAATCTTTCCACGATTCTGGACCTGGATAAAATTAATGATTACCTAAAAGCAGAGCTTCCCACAATGGCGGAAAAGCAAGAATAA
- a CDS encoding pyocin knob domain-containing protein — protein MSTNENTPISGQFWDWMQSYWHTNRDFPPAHPDWRKKADLVDGKVPAGQLPSYVDDVLEFSSYADLPQSGEKGKIYITTKDNKQFRWGGSAYIEINSGENVMTLNTEQSISGRKYFVTSNGSDILNQKLWLRSFDGSNPAAVYYKDGYGSGALGFDGDEFRLTNVGISAYAYLNTKGIKKDRSSDDYFLTGGGGHLDSRTKEDSWFHSSRDFSKGTLIETDVDYSVEYGDQFLLEMKGNMYFDRLPLDAKIQGYIYYGTIIAQSGYSTVSDFNYVIALNFNGKLCFWFPRMAYWQGFDVKLTVGYGGLNQGRNRVINVSDSDDPKGTKRVQINLEKLAFRSWVDKNYLPFTGGSLSGDLALKILKSDVLDGNQIVNAGNQNQLYFGNTSVDTVYHESGNNHIFSNKGNTSFTIDSNGNVTAKNAVNAGNDSEIGGRIFGKRTVIDTLGLDESKYYPVTIQCNSSYPSTIKVYRTLDASMGVPSYSTHGGGFWCYYEFEVYGSGWGTSHFKAICNYQDESWVKNDIKVIGYDQMARSSNVVIYLRGGSKYWLDVNSTSVPSLHTSPFTLYDETVEPTKSRIWSGGILMKANTNDIQKAVNGLENTLRDHVTLNDVQTITARKVISKDLGTNDYINVAQHYGQFQIGKNSDAKSLEFAVLDNGTSVIQSKEVGVGYNPLILNPANNGGVAIAGSPYSGYGLTVHGSTFSRDGFIKEGSNNNYLLLGGGGHVPNTLLTYEDNRTIYPDELAPQKLKFGFTSYDNNNGASGSWADFLHFGGYGDSSGGNQNLLMINRNGFGIRQYQAPWQNNNPYSEYVDFWNTNHFTQANVNSWNNMIYDYVTLGSPQSINARKSIGGAAGNGYSDAALEIRGAGTTNLAIYPTLSFHQPGAYASTLSLRGDGNFHFMDILGTSYVPVKSSGFIKSGSDDNHVLLGGGSHKSVSDFITETSWNNITGKKWFKTDGGNNWDNNTVRIQGINGYDAGLTFYRDGIDVGQIIFDGYNFKTTNSNNDGYKPIISSHFIKSGSDGDHMLLGDGNHKSIYDFATTAQLASKVNATDGALNLGFGGGGSPLALPYIQHSDGTYVDLAREDRTIQAWENAQAIGFNGALSANGVYVYHRIDGYIQIADKNWVTTQLANKVTSVNSTYSIDWDGSSTYLIRNSVNQGYLFHSGNLSPVTLDTPQTIIHQKTFNAGIGLTQGQKLNLAGFGDAAHYIQRFNDDSDGFGISTAFTVKVYNNENTNLFKVGINGQVDLSEGGRLDGYGNLFLQQSSTGGNATGIWWEKNDDSDKIAGIGTMTQDGNFEYFYMGWGSKPWVQANNLSIGTDSILYKNNIVYHAGNFDPNGYQVWVLNQLNNYFNKFPIDYIGASHDLNSLAQTGFYSIAYGTLNSGNYTGPRDGKRALLHFETENIYSASQIQTERYNGNIVSRTKSDGGWSNWVRHWGDNDFTAADVAKWNNSLSTSSASEEVILEDDTLKIQPDEFSLQGNSSYNIGSKKKLVHVLFREGRELNIRDLTKRQTIVVFNFSKDWINLNIEGLKPYPLSPEMQVTLYISDEGEVMLYNENSFKKLQ, from the coding sequence ATGTCAACAAATGAAAATACGCCCATCTCTGGGCAATTCTGGGACTGGATGCAGTCGTACTGGCATACTAACAGGGACTTTCCGCCCGCTCATCCGGATTGGCGAAAAAAGGCAGATCTGGTAGACGGAAAAGTTCCGGCCGGCCAGCTTCCCAGCTACGTGGATGATGTGCTGGAATTCAGCTCTTATGCGGATTTACCGCAATCAGGAGAAAAAGGGAAAATATACATTACAACAAAAGACAACAAGCAGTTCCGTTGGGGCGGCTCGGCCTATATTGAGATCAATTCCGGTGAAAACGTAATGACGCTCAATACAGAACAGTCTATAAGTGGCAGAAAATATTTCGTAACATCCAATGGAAGTGATATTCTTAATCAGAAGTTATGGCTAAGATCATTTGATGGTTCGAATCCTGCTGCTGTTTATTATAAAGACGGATATGGTTCCGGAGCATTGGGCTTTGATGGTGACGAATTCCGTTTGACTAATGTAGGGATCAGTGCTTATGCTTATCTGAATACAAAAGGGATTAAAAAGGATCGCTCAAGTGATGATTATTTTTTAACAGGTGGTGGTGGACATCTGGATTCAAGAACAAAAGAAGATTCCTGGTTTCACTCTTCAAGAGACTTTTCTAAGGGCACTTTGATTGAAACTGATGTGGATTATTCGGTAGAATATGGAGATCAGTTCCTTTTGGAAATGAAAGGGAATATGTATTTTGATAGATTGCCTTTAGATGCAAAGATACAGGGATATATCTATTATGGAACGATAATAGCCCAGAGCGGCTATTCTACAGTGAGTGATTTTAATTATGTGATTGCCCTTAATTTCAACGGCAAACTGTGCTTTTGGTTTCCTCGTATGGCTTACTGGCAGGGATTTGATGTTAAACTCACAGTGGGTTACGGAGGTTTAAATCAAGGTAGAAACAGGGTTATAAATGTAAGTGACAGTGATGATCCGAAAGGAACAAAAAGAGTACAGATTAACTTGGAGAAACTTGCATTCAGGTCCTGGGTAGATAAAAATTATCTTCCTTTTACTGGCGGATCTTTATCAGGGGACCTAGCATTAAAAATTTTAAAATCTGACGTTTTAGATGGAAACCAAATTGTAAATGCAGGAAATCAAAATCAACTCTACTTCGGTAATACTTCGGTTGATACAGTCTACCATGAATCAGGAAACAACCATATTTTCTCCAATAAAGGGAATACAAGTTTTACAATAGACTCTAATGGAAATGTAACAGCGAAAAATGCAGTCAACGCAGGAAATGATTCTGAAATCGGAGGAAGAATATTTGGGAAAAGGACTGTGATTGATACTCTGGGTTTAGATGAATCCAAATATTATCCGGTTACTATCCAATGTAACAGCAGTTATCCTTCTACCATTAAAGTATACAGAACTTTGGATGCTTCAATGGGAGTGCCTTCTTATTCAACGCATGGGGGCGGATTCTGGTGCTATTATGAATTCGAAGTCTATGGCAGTGGCTGGGGAACTTCTCATTTTAAAGCAATTTGTAATTATCAGGATGAATCGTGGGTAAAAAATGATATTAAAGTTATTGGCTATGATCAGATGGCACGATCATCGAATGTCGTAATTTACCTTAGAGGCGGTTCTAAATATTGGCTTGACGTTAATAGTACATCAGTTCCATCGCTTCATACTTCTCCTTTTACCCTCTATGACGAGACTGTAGAGCCTACAAAATCGAGAATCTGGAGTGGAGGTATTTTAATGAAGGCAAATACAAATGATATTCAAAAGGCTGTAAACGGACTGGAAAATACCTTAAGAGATCATGTGACATTGAATGATGTTCAAACAATAACAGCAAGAAAAGTAATTAGTAAAGACTTAGGAACCAATGATTATATTAATGTTGCTCAACATTATGGACAATTCCAAATAGGTAAAAATTCTGATGCAAAGTCTTTAGAATTTGCTGTTTTAGATAATGGTACTTCAGTTATTCAATCAAAAGAAGTTGGCGTTGGTTATAATCCATTAATTTTAAACCCAGCTAATAATGGTGGTGTTGCTATTGCAGGTTCACCATATTCAGGATATGGTCTAACAGTTCACGGTTCAACCTTTTCAAGGGATGGCTTTATTAAAGAAGGTTCAAATAATAATTATCTATTATTAGGTGGAGGTGGGCATGTTCCCAATACTTTACTTACTTATGAAGATAATAGGACAATTTACCCAGATGAGTTAGCTCCTCAAAAATTAAAATTTGGATTTACTTCTTATGATAATAATAATGGTGCTTCAGGTTCTTGGGCTGACTTTCTTCATTTTGGAGGTTATGGAGATTCTTCAGGAGGAAATCAAAATTTGTTAATGATTAACAGAAATGGTTTTGGAATCAGACAATATCAAGCACCTTGGCAAAATAATAATCCATATAGCGAATATGTAGATTTCTGGAATACAAATCATTTTACACAAGCCAATGTAAATTCATGGAATAACATGATTTATGACTATGTTACTCTTGGTAGCCCACAAAGTATTAATGCAAGAAAAAGTATTGGTGGAGCTGCTGGAAATGGATATAGTGATGCAGCTTTAGAAATAAGAGGAGCAGGAACTACAAACCTGGCAATATATCCAACTTTATCGTTTCACCAACCAGGGGCATATGCTTCAACGCTGAGTTTAAGAGGTGATGGTAATTTTCATTTTATGGATATTCTTGGTACTTCATATGTACCTGTAAAGTCTTCAGGTTTTATTAAAAGCGGTTCAGATGATAATCACGTACTTTTAGGTGGTGGCAGCCATAAATCTGTTTCTGATTTCATCACCGAAACAAGTTGGAACAATATTACCGGTAAAAAATGGTTTAAAACTGATGGTGGTAATAATTGGGATAATAATACGGTAAGAATACAAGGTATTAATGGTTATGATGCAGGATTAACATTTTATAGAGATGGTATTGATGTTGGTCAAATTATATTTGATGGTTACAATTTTAAAACAACAAATTCTAATAATGATGGTTACAAACCAATTATATCAAGTCATTTTATAAAAAGTGGTTCTGACGGTGATCATATGCTTTTAGGTGATGGTAATCACAAATCAATATATGATTTTGCTACTACAGCACAATTGGCTTCAAAAGTTAATGCAACTGATGGAGCATTAAACCTAGGATTTGGAGGAGGAGGTTCTCCCTTAGCATTACCATACATTCAGCATTCTGATGGAACCTACGTTGATTTAGCGCGCGAAGATCGGACGATTCAGGCGTGGGAAAATGCACAAGCAATTGGTTTTAATGGTGCTTTATCAGCAAATGGTGTATATGTGTATCATAGAATAGATGGTTATATACAAATTGCTGATAAAAATTGGGTAACCACACAATTAGCTAATAAAGTTACATCAGTTAATAGTACATATTCGATTGACTGGGATGGTTCATCAACATACCTCATCAGAAACAGTGTGAATCAGGGGTATTTGTTTCATTCAGGAAATTTAAGTCCTGTTACTTTAGACACACCTCAAACCATTATTCATCAAAAGACTTTTAATGCAGGTATTGGACTTACACAAGGTCAAAAATTAAACCTTGCTGGGTTTGGTGATGCTGCACATTATATACAAAGATTTAATGATGATTCAGATGGTTTTGGAATTTCTACTGCTTTTACAGTTAAAGTCTATAATAATGAAAATACGAATTTATTTAAAGTTGGTATAAACGGTCAAGTAGATTTATCAGAGGGTGGAAGACTAGATGGTTATGGTAATTTATTTTTACAACAGTCTTCAACAGGTGGTAATGCAACAGGTATTTGGTGGGAAAAAAATGATGATAGCGACAAAATTGCTGGTATTGGTACAATGACACAAGATGGTAATTTTGAATATTTTTATATGGGATGGGGATCAAAACCTTGGGTACAAGCAAATAATCTAAGCATAGGTACAGATAGCATACTATATAAAAACAATATTGTATATCATGCTGGTAATTTTGACCCTAATGGCTATCAAGTCTGGGTTCTTAATCAATTAAATAATTACTTTAACAAATTCCCAATTGATTATATTGGAGCAAGTCATGATTTAAATAGTTTAGCTCAAACAGGGTTTTATAGTATTGCCTATGGAACACTTAATTCTGGTAATTACACAGGTCCAAGAGATGGCAAAAGAGCCTTACTTCATTTTGAGACAGAAAATATATATTCTGCTTCGCAAATACAAACAGAAAGATATAATGGTAATATTGTCAGCAGAACTAAGTCTGATGGAGGATGGAGCAATTGGGTAAGACACTGGGGAGACAATGACTTCACGGCTGCGGATGTTGCAAAATGGAACAACTCCCTCAGTACATCATCTGCCTCAGAAGAAGTAATCCTGGAAGATGATACGCTAAAAATCCAACCGGATGAATTCTCGTTACAGGGAAACAGCTCTTATAATATAGGAAGCAAAAAGAAACTGGTACACGTTCTGTTCAGAGAAGGAAGGGAACTGAATATCAGGGATCTGACCAAAAGACAAACCATTGTTGTTTTCAACTTCAGCAAAGACTGGATCAATCTGAATATAGAAGGCTTAAAGCCTTACCCGTTATCTCCTGAGATGCAGGTGACGCTGTATATCAGTGATGAAGGGGAAGTGATGCTGTACAATGAAAACAGCTTTAAAAAATTGCAATAA
- the dprA gene encoding DNA-processing protein DprA, with the protein MYSEEHLYSIALRESSLIGDINFHKLVRTFGSAKSAWENARKEYKKLDGFGKKIISDIENPEHLTFAEQELKFCERNNIIINLRHRNNLPSLLNECDDAPAILYQKGTFDASRQKVSIVGTRNITAYGKQFIHDFFEETASCHFTSVSGLALGVDKEVHEQSLHHQVATIGVLAHGFHTLYPSKNKKLAEKILEEGGALFTEFNSSRKPDRENFIQRNRIVAGISPATVVVETAFGGGSISTATYANVYNREVYALPGRITDKQSQGCNHLIFQHKASAISTVKDLVDQLGFHKPKSKTEELFPYSEVAVQFTGNQKIVFDAIFENPNISLDDLADKISLSSHKILPVILELELLGKLKSFSGRQFLAI; encoded by the coding sequence ATGTATTCTGAAGAACACCTTTATTCCATTGCTTTACGTGAGTCCAGTCTGATCGGTGACATTAATTTCCACAAGCTTGTCCGTACTTTCGGAAGTGCAAAATCGGCTTGGGAAAATGCCAGAAAAGAATATAAAAAGCTGGACGGATTCGGAAAAAAGATCATCTCCGATATAGAAAATCCCGAACATCTTACATTTGCGGAGCAGGAGCTGAAATTTTGTGAAAGAAATAATATCATAATCAATCTGAGGCATCGTAATAACCTGCCTTCTTTGCTGAATGAATGCGATGATGCCCCGGCGATTCTCTATCAAAAAGGTACATTCGATGCCTCCAGGCAGAAAGTAAGCATTGTCGGTACCCGGAATATCACGGCTTACGGAAAGCAGTTTATCCATGATTTTTTTGAGGAAACAGCATCCTGTCATTTCACATCGGTGAGCGGCCTCGCATTGGGCGTAGATAAGGAAGTGCATGAGCAGTCCCTTCACCATCAGGTTGCAACAATAGGCGTCCTGGCTCACGGTTTCCATACGCTATACCCATCCAAGAATAAAAAGCTGGCCGAAAAGATCCTGGAAGAAGGCGGGGCGCTGTTTACGGAATTCAACTCGTCAAGAAAACCGGACCGTGAAAACTTTATCCAGAGGAACCGGATTGTGGCGGGAATCTCTCCGGCAACCGTAGTTGTGGAAACGGCATTCGGCGGAGGTTCCATCAGTACTGCTACCTATGCGAATGTATATAACCGTGAAGTGTATGCTTTACCCGGAAGGATTACAGACAAGCAGAGCCAGGGATGCAATCACCTGATTTTTCAACATAAAGCTTCTGCCATTTCTACCGTTAAAGACCTGGTGGATCAGTTAGGATTTCATAAACCAAAGTCGAAAACCGAAGAGCTGTTTCCCTACAGTGAAGTGGCTGTACAATTTACTGGAAATCAGAAGATCGTGTTCGATGCAATATTTGAAAATCCTAATATTTCTTTGGATGATCTTGCCGATAAAATCAGCCTTTCTTCTCATAAGATTTTACCGGTAATTTTAGAATTGGAGCTTTTGGGGAAATTAAAATCGTTTTCAGGGAGGCAATTTTTAGCAATCTGA
- a CDS encoding YkgJ family cysteine cluster protein, which yields MDLELYKKQALQKQKEHKKFLDGLKKKPPKNLDYVVQETHEEVFEHIDCLQCANCCKTTGPLYTEKDIERIAKHLRMKPADFEAKFLRVDEDNDKVLQNLPCFFLNEDNTCSIYDVRPKACREYPHTDRKKIYQINNLMIKNTVICPAAYEFVERIMKNLAK from the coding sequence ATGGATTTGGAACTTTACAAAAAGCAGGCTTTACAGAAACAGAAAGAGCATAAAAAATTTCTTGACGGACTGAAAAAAAAGCCGCCGAAAAACCTTGATTACGTGGTTCAGGAAACCCATGAGGAAGTTTTTGAGCATATCGACTGTCTCCAGTGTGCCAATTGCTGCAAAACAACCGGGCCGCTGTATACGGAAAAAGATATCGAACGGATTGCCAAACACCTCCGCATGAAGCCGGCCGACTTCGAAGCCAAATTTCTGCGCGTTGATGAAGATAATGATAAAGTCTTACAGAATCTTCCCTGCTTCTTCCTTAATGAAGACAACACCTGCTCGATCTATGATGTCCGGCCAAAAGCCTGCCGGGAATATCCGCACACCGACCGGAAAAAAATCTACCAGATCAATAACCTGATGATCAAAAATACCGTCATCTGCCCTGCTGCCTATGAGTTTGTAGAAAGAATTATGAAGAATTTGGCAAAGTAA